Proteins encoded within one genomic window of Oncorhynchus tshawytscha isolate Ot180627B linkage group LG02, Otsh_v2.0, whole genome shotgun sequence:
- the LOC121840678 gene encoding piggyBac transposable element-derived protein 4-like, with amino-acid sequence MGAVDKADMINSFVECTRKTNKWYKKIFFHLIDTAVLNGSIVHRQLTGKVITYQKYRENLMRELLEEHHTPRRPSTGGRPAVDNPLRLTARHFPCKVPQTASQGSRTRRHCKVCLSGARRSKQRKMTKYMCLACDTPLCISPCFEEYHMLKHY; translated from the exons atgggggccGTGGATAAGGcagacatgataaacagctttgtggaatgcacaCGGAAAACGAACAAGTGGTATAAGAAGATATTTTTCCATCTGATCGACACTGCTGTCCTCAACGGCAGCATAGTTCACCGCCAACTAACAG GTAAAGTAATTACCTACCAAAAATACAGAGAGAACCTCATGAGAGAGCTGCTGGAGGAGCACCACACCCCTCGGCGCCCATCCACTGGGGGTCGTCCTGCTGTAGACAATCCCCTACGCCTCACTGCACGACATTTTCCCTGCAAAGTCCCTCAAACTGCTTCTCAAGGTAGTCGCACACGGAGGCATTGCAAAGTCTGCCTGTCTGGCGCCAGGAGAAGTAAGCAGAGGAAGATGACAAAATACATGTGTCTAGCTTGTGATACACCTCTATGTATTTCACCATGCTTTGAGGAGTATCACATGCTCAAGCATTATTGA